The genomic region GCGCCAAGCTCATCGCCGACTGCATCCAGACTGTCTTCGAGGACAAGGGAATCGATCCTGCCACGGTGCAGTACGTGCGCGCGGATGAAGGTGCGGCAGGAAAGGCGCTGCTGACTGACGATGCCGTCGACGCGATCATTCTCACGGGTGCCTCCGAGACGGCGCAGCTGTTTAAGTCATGGAACCCGAAACTCAACGTGATGGCGGAGACCTCGGGCAAAAACGCCATCATCATCACCGCCTCCGCGGACCCGGACCTTGCGGTGAACGATCTGTACCTGTCTGCGTTCGGCCACTCGGGCCAGAAGTGTTCCGCGGCATCCCTGGTAATCCTCATCGGTTCCGCTGGCGAATCCGAGCGTTTGAAAACCCAGCTGCTGGATGCCGCCTCCACCCTGGTTGTCGGACCAGGCACGGATCTTTCCACCACGATGAACGGTTTGATCGAGGCGCCGGGCGAGAAGTTGGAGCGCGGCCTGACTCAGCTTGAGCCGGGTGAGACGTGGCTGCTCAAACCGCAAAAGCTGGACGAGGAGGGCAAGTTCTGGTCCCCCGGTATCCGCGACGGCGTGATGCCCGGGTCCTGGTACCACCAGAACGAGTGCTTCGGTCCGGTGCTCGGCATCATGCACGCCAAGGATCTGGACGAGGCGATCGAGTGGCAGAACTCCACCGGGTTCGCGCTTACTGCCGGCATCCACACGCTCGACGGCGAGGAAATCACCACGTGGCTTGACCGTGTCGAGGCCGGCAACGTCTACGTCAACCGCGGCATTACCGGGGCGATTGTGCAGCGCCAGCCCTTCGGCGGCTGGAAGAAGTCTTCGGTCGGCCCCGGCGCGAAGGCGGGCGGCCCGAACTACGTGGCGCAGATGGGCACGTGGCGGGATCGCGCGGAGCTTGCGCCGTCGTTAGGCGTGAGCATTGCCGCGCCGGTGCGGGAGCTTCTCGACGCGTTCCGTCCCAACCTCTCGGCCGAGGACTTCGGGTGGCTCAGCCGCTGCGCCGAGTACGACCAGCGCGCGTGGGACAGCGAGTTCGGCCACGGCCACGACTACTCCGGGCTGCGCTCGGAGGCCAACATCTTCCGTTACCGCAACGCGCTCGAACCGGTGGTGGTCTATGTCGGCGAGCACTACGCGCTGCGCGCCGTGTACCGCCAGTTGCTCGCGTCCGCGATTACAGGCACGCCGGTGCGCGTGGTTGCGCAAGATGCCATCGCGCGTGAACTGGAGGCCTCCGGCGTGCCGGTCCACGCTTCAAGCGTGAGCGGCTCGCCTGCACGGATCCGCGTGATCGGCGACGCGCCGGAGCACCTGTACGGCGACGTGGCCACAGCTGTCTTCGACGGACCGGCGCTTCTCGACGGCCGCCGCGAGCTCCTGCCCTACCTGCTCGAGCAGTCTGTCTCCGCCACGTTGCACCGCTTCGGCGTCATCCACGACCCTGCAGGCATCCGGCAGGACTAGTTGGCCGGCTACGTGCTCAGCCCGCTCTAGGGCGCGGTTGCTTGACGACGAAAAACCTCCGGTGCCCCGCGCAATGCGGGTGCTACCGGAGGTTTTGTCGTCGATAAGCGAGTGCTTAGCACGCGTCCTCAATGGCGATTGCCTGGGCCACAGCCTGGACCACGCTGGCGACCTTGACGGCCTCCCAGACCTGCTCCTTGGTCACACCCTCCTCGCGGACGGTGTTCGCGTGGGCCACAGCGCAGTGCTCGCAGCCGTTGATGGTTGACACGGCCAAAGACCACAGCTCGAAGTCCGCCTTTTCCACGCCCGGCTTCGAGATGATGTTCATGCGAAGCCCGAACTTCACGTTGGCGTAGTCGTCGCCCAACCAGTTCTTCGCGCGGTAAGCGACGTTGTTCATCGCCATGACCGTGGCGGCGCCGCAAGCGGCCTCCACAGCTTCCTCGGAGAGGTGCTCCTTGGCTTCCTCTGCGATTTCGGCGATGACCTTCGCGTTACGCGTGGCTGCCGCGGACGCGAGCAGGGTACCCCAGAGCTGCTGCTCGCTGAGCTCGGTGGAGCGGGTCAGCGTACCGAGGTTGAGCTTCTGGTCCTTCGCGTACTCGGGCAGTGCGCCACGCAGATTCTCAATGGACATCGTGTACTCCTTTGCGGGGTGCCGAACGTATCGGCGGGGTTTTACTTCAGGGACTCCTGGACCACGGCCATCTTGTCGATGTTCTTGGTCGGGTCGTTCTTCTGCCAGTCGCAGGCGCAAACTTCCTCGGACTGCAGTGCGTCGAGGACACGCAGAACCTCGTCGACGTTGCGGCCGACAGCGTCCGGGGTGACGGAGACGAACTGGATGATGCCGTCCGGGTCGATGATGAAGGTGGCACGGTCGCAGACACCGTCGGCGTTTTCCACGCCGAGAGCACGGATCAGGTCGTGGCGCACGTCCGCGAACATCGGGAACGGGATGTCCAGCAGATCCTCGTGGGTCGCGCGCCAGTTGAAGTGGGAGTACTCGTTGTCGGTGGAGCCGCCGAGCACCTGGGTGTCGCGGTCCTCGAACTCCTCGTTGAGCTTGCCAAAGGCGGCGATCTCGGTCGGGCAGACGAAGGTGAAGTCCTTCGGGTAGAAGAAGACGATCTTCCACTTGCCCTCGTACTTATCCAGGGAGACGTTTTCGAAGTAGTCGTCCGGAGAAGCGGCGTTTGCTTCCTTCAGGTTGCCGCCCTTCAGTGCGACGAGGTCGAACTCCGGGAAGCGCTCCCCAACAGTCATGATCGGCATATGATTTCCTCCAAAGAAACTGGTCAAACGTATTTTCAACGGACAACTCCAGTATGACACAGTTCCCCGCGTCTTTCAACGTAAAAACCTATGAACTACGTGTATGTTAATAGGCATGAGCAATAAAGAGTACAAACCGACACTCGCTCAGCTCCGGACCTTTGTCACCGTTGCCGAGCAGAAACACTTCGTCGCCGCGGCAACCAAGCTCGGCATCTCACAGCCGTCGCTGTCCCAGGCGCTCGCCGCTTTAGAGACGGGCCTGGGCATCCAGCTCATCGAACGCTCCACCCGGCGCGTCATTGTCACCCCCACCGGCGAACAGCTGCTGCCTTTTGCCAAGGCGACGCTGGAAGCCGCGGACGCGTTTGTGGCGCAAGCCCGCGGCGCGCACGGCGTGTTGGCAGGCCCGCTCAACATTGGCGTGATCCCCACGGTTGCGCCGTACATCCTGCCGTCGCTGCTCACGCTGATCGAAGATGAATTCCCTGATCTCAAACCGCGCATCGTTGAAAACCAGACCGACGAGTTGCTGCAGAGGCTGCGCGACGGCCAGATCGACGTCGCCGTGCTGGCGACTCCGACCGCGGCCTCGGGGGTGGAGGACATTGCGCTTTACGACGAAGCGTTTGCCGTGGTCACCCAGCCCGAGCACCCGCTGGCGGGGCGCAAGGACCTCGACCTTAACTCGCTGGGCGATATCGAACTTCTCTTACTCGACGACGGTCATTGCCTGCGCGACCAGATCGTGGAGCTGTGCAAGATCGCCGAGGTCAACCGCACCCCCGGCTCGGAATCGGTCACCCGAGCAGCCTCGCTGACCACGGTGGTGCAGCTTGTGGTGGCGGGACTCGGCTCCACGCTTGTGCCCATGTCCGCCCTGGCCACCGAGTGCGCGCGACCGGGGGTCGCCGTAGCCACATTCGCGGACGGAGTGGACGCCAAGCGAACCGTTGGGCTGGCTATGCGGGCGTCCTCGCGCCGCCGCCAGGAATTCGAGCAACTGGGTGAGCTGGTCAAGCGCGCCCTGGATGAAGCGACAGAATCGAGCCGGGAGCTGCTGCCGCGCTAGACTCGCGCTCTGGTTATGAATGAGCACGCATCCCCCACTACTCCGCCGACGAAGCCGCAGTTGTACGAGGCGTTGGACGGTGTCCCGATCGCCGATGTCCGCAGGTTCCGGCGACGCTTGAAAAACGCCAAATCGCCCGAGGCGCTCGCAGCGATTGCAGGCGACGTGGCAGCAGCACGGGCAGCCGTGGACGAGCGCAACGCGCACATCCCCGAGATCACCTACCCGGAACAACTCCCGGTCTCCGCCCGGCGCGACGACATCATGGAGCTGGTGCGCGACAACCAGGTGGTGGTCATTGCAGGCGAAACCGGCTCCGGCAAGACCACTCAGATTCCGAAGATGTTGCTGGAGCTGGGCCGCGGACGCCGCGGCCTGATCGGGCACACGCAGCCGCGCAGGCTGGCCGCACGCACGGTGGCAGAGCGCATCGCCGACGAGCTGGGCCAAGACATCGGCGAATCCGTCGGCTACGCCATCCGTTTCGACGACCGCGTGTCCGAATCCACCGCAGTCAAGCTGATGACCGACGGCATCCTGCTCGCGGAGATGCAGCGCGACAGGTTCTTAAACGCCTACGACACGATCATCATCGACGAGGCGCACGAGCGCTCACTCAACATCGACTTTCTGCTCGGCTACCTCAAACGCCTGCTG from Corynebacterium fournieri harbors:
- a CDS encoding hydrogen peroxide-inducible genes activator, whose translation is MSNKEYKPTLAQLRTFVTVAEQKHFVAAATKLGISQPSLSQALAALETGLGIQLIERSTRRVIVTPTGEQLLPFAKATLEAADAFVAQARGAHGVLAGPLNIGVIPTVAPYILPSLLTLIEDEFPDLKPRIVENQTDELLQRLRDGQIDVAVLATPTAASGVEDIALYDEAFAVVTQPEHPLAGRKDLDLNSLGDIELLLLDDGHCLRDQIVELCKIAEVNRTPGSESVTRAASLTTVVQLVVAGLGSTLVPMSALATECARPGVAVATFADGVDAKRTVGLAMRASSRRRQEFEQLGELVKRALDEATESSRELLPR
- a CDS encoding carboxymuconolactone decarboxylase family protein, which gives rise to MSIENLRGALPEYAKDQKLNLGTLTRSTELSEQQLWGTLLASAAATRNAKVIAEIAEEAKEHLSEEAVEAACGAATVMAMNNVAYRAKNWLGDDYANVKFGLRMNIISKPGVEKADFELWSLAVSTINGCEHCAVAHANTVREEGVTKEQVWEAVKVASVVQAVAQAIAIEDAC
- a CDS encoding peroxiredoxin, translated to MPIMTVGERFPEFDLVALKGGNLKEANAASPDDYFENVSLDKYEGKWKIVFFYPKDFTFVCPTEIAAFGKLNEEFEDRDTQVLGGSTDNEYSHFNWRATHEDLLDIPFPMFADVRHDLIRALGVENADGVCDRATFIIDPDGIIQFVSVTPDAVGRNVDEVLRVLDALQSEEVCACDWQKNDPTKNIDKMAVVQESLK